The Deinococcus malanensis DNA segment CCGGTCAGAAGCAACATGGGCAGGAGCCCGAGTCTACGCTTACGGTCTGGGCCATCGCCGGGCCGCTATGCTCGGCGTATGCCGGAACTGCCGGAAGTGGAAACCACCCGCCGCAAAATCGAGCCCCTCCTCAAAGGCCGCGTGATCCGGCGAGTCGAACATGATTCGCCGCACCGCTACCGCGACACGCACCTCGCCGAGGGCCGGCGTGTCCGGGGCCTGAGCAGGCGTGGCAAGTATCTGATGCTGCAGCTTGTGGCTGCCGACGCCGCCGACGAGGACCCGCACGACCTGGAACTGATCGTGCACCTGGGCATGACCGGGGGCTTCCGTCTGGAAGGGGGTAAACATACCCGGGTGACGCTCAGCACCGACGCTGGCACGCTCCACTTCGACGACTCCCGCCGCTTCGGCAAGATGGCCGTGGTGCGCCCCGGCGAGTACGCCGCGATGCCCACGCTGGCCGGTATGGGCCCCGAGCCCCTGTCCGAGGAGTTCCGTGAACAGGAGTTTGTAAAGGCCGCAGCCCATTGCGGCGCCGTGAAGCCCTGGCTGCTGTCGCAGAAGCCGGTCAGTGGGGTGGGCAACATCTATGCCGACGAGAGCCTGTGGATGGCCCGCATTCACCCGGCCCAGACCCGCCTGAAGGCCGACGAGGCGCGGCGGCTGTACCAGGCCATCCGCGATGTGATGACGGCAGCTGTCGAAGCCGGCGGCAGCACCCTGAGTGACGGCACCTACCAGCAGCACGACGGGGTCAGCGGCCTGTTCCAGTTCAGTCACCGTGCCTATGCCCGCGACGGCCAGCCATGCGAGCGCTGCGGCACCTCCATCGAGAAGATCGTCCTGGGACAGCGGGGCACCCATTTTTGCCCCGAGTGCCAGAAACTGCGGGCGGCGAAGGTCTGAGCATGGCCGACCCAGGTTGGGCGTGAAGCCCACGGCGCGGGACC contains these protein-coding regions:
- a CDS encoding DNA-formamidopyrimidine glycosylase; amino-acid sequence: MPELPEVETTRRKIEPLLKGRVIRRVEHDSPHRYRDTHLAEGRRVRGLSRRGKYLMLQLVAADAADEDPHDLELIVHLGMTGGFRLEGGKHTRVTLSTDAGTLHFDDSRRFGKMAVVRPGEYAAMPTLAGMGPEPLSEEFREQEFVKAAAHCGAVKPWLLSQKPVSGVGNIYADESLWMARIHPAQTRLKADEARRLYQAIRDVMTAAVEAGGSTLSDGTYQQHDGVSGLFQFSHRAYARDGQPCERCGTSIEKIVLGQRGTHFCPECQKLRAAKV